The Humulus lupulus chromosome 4, drHumLupu1.1, whole genome shotgun sequence genome has a window encoding:
- the LOC133831270 gene encoding uncharacterized protein LOC133831270, whose product MEGNSVNHENDIEEEYVLLDLDSVSGQLDIPPNAPYVLSGLDTLNPVLTIGGLKLIGEYEETIGTCLIFAEKDAEPVVHEETGPSEENLFSGKCIIDPNEPPTKQVKPMTGLHKILKFRLTTDDEDPDIDGQKMTPPN is encoded by the exons ATGGAAGGAAATTCAGTGAATCACGAGAATGATATTGAAGAAGAATATGTGTTACTCGATCTTGATTCTGTTTCTGGCCAGCTTGACATCCCACCTAATGCGCCTTATGTTCTTTCT GGTTTGGATACGTTGAATCCTGTGTTGACCATAGGTGGATTGAAGTTG ATTGGAGAATATGAAGAAACAATTGGCACATGCCTTATTTTCGCTGAAAAAG ATGCTGAGCCTGTGGTTCATGAAGAAACGGGACCATCAGAGGAAAACCTTTTCTCAGGCAAATGCATTATAGATCCAAATGAACCTCCAACAAAACAGGTAAAACCCATGACCGGCCTTCATAAGATTTTAAAGTTCAGATTGACAACCGATGATGAGGATCCAGATATAGATGGGCAAAAAATGACTCCGCCCAATTAA